A DNA window from Chitinibacter fontanus contains the following coding sequences:
- the ccmI gene encoding c-type cytochrome biogenesis protein CcmI, whose translation MNTFALWCAALIVLCLLVLLYPMFRRRNEQDDLRRARYQLHDSIVAELQADVATGRLSEAAYAASLAEAEARLIAEVGRANAQAPDAAQPTRSQKVTVALIAIGLPLLAGLMYLQLGNPAALNPMSRQAAQPAAMDAAKIEGMVKSLEAKMALEPDNAEGWLMLARSYRTLTRYDEAVKAYEKAWPLVQKDPGEMARFAGSLAARDNSFAGRPTQLLAKALELNASEPDALMLAGSAALQRGDFDATITWWNKLLALLEPGSEDEKWLAEEIRMVKEDAQKAASKPASVHQP comes from the coding sequence ATGAATACCTTTGCCCTATGGTGCGCGGCGCTGATTGTGCTGTGTTTGCTGGTGTTGCTGTACCCGATGTTTCGCCGCCGCAACGAGCAAGACGATTTGCGCCGCGCGCGCTACCAATTGCACGACAGCATCGTCGCCGAATTGCAAGCCGACGTCGCGACCGGTCGGCTCAGTGAAGCGGCCTACGCCGCCAGTTTGGCCGAAGCCGAAGCGCGTTTAATCGCCGAAGTAGGGCGCGCCAACGCGCAAGCGCCCGATGCCGCGCAGCCCACGCGCAGCCAGAAAGTCACCGTCGCACTGATCGCGATCGGCCTGCCTTTGCTGGCCGGATTAATGTATCTGCAACTCGGTAATCCCGCCGCACTCAACCCCATGAGTCGCCAAGCCGCGCAACCCGCGGCGATGGATGCAGCCAAAATCGAAGGCATGGTCAAAAGCTTGGAAGCCAAAATGGCGCTCGAGCCCGATAACGCCGAGGGCTGGCTGATGCTGGCGCGCAGCTACCGCACGCTGACACGCTACGACGAAGCGGTCAAAGCCTACGAAAAAGCGTGGCCCTTAGTCCAAAAAGACCCCGGAGAAATGGCGCGCTTTGCCGGCTCGCTCGCGGCACGCGACAACAGCTTCGCTGGTCGACCAACACAGCTACTCGCCAAAGCCTTGGAACTCAACGCCAGCGAACCCGACGCGCTGATGCTTGCCGGCAGCGCCGCACTCCAACGCGGCGACTTTGACGCGACAATCACATGGTGGAACAAACTCCTCGCGCTCCTTGAGCCGGGCTCGGAAGACGAAAAATGGCTGGCTGAGGAAATTCGGATGGTGAAAGAAGACGCGCAGAAGGCCGCGTCGAAACCAGCAAGTGTGCATCAGCCGTGA
- a CDS encoding DsbE family thiol:disulfide interchange protein: MKRFVPLIIFVALAALLSYGLRLNPRDIPSPLIGKPAPVFTLDRLDNSGQFSTASLNGQPWVLNVWASWCTACVVEHPVLNAWKDKLGAPLVGLAYKDADDDAKKWLAGRGNPYSQVLADRDGRVGIDFGVYGVPETFVIDGKGIIRLKHTGPVTDEVFKDKIIPALQSARVAGAQ; encoded by the coding sequence ATGAAACGCTTTGTACCGCTGATTATTTTCGTCGCGCTCGCCGCCTTGCTCTCGTATGGTTTGCGCTTAAACCCGCGCGATATTCCATCGCCGCTGATTGGTAAGCCTGCGCCGGTATTTACGCTTGATCGCCTCGATAACTCTGGGCAGTTTTCGACTGCCTCGCTCAACGGTCAGCCTTGGGTGCTAAACGTTTGGGCTTCGTGGTGCACCGCCTGCGTGGTTGAGCATCCGGTACTGAATGCGTGGAAAGACAAACTCGGCGCGCCGCTGGTCGGCTTGGCGTACAAAGACGCCGATGACGATGCCAAAAAATGGCTCGCGGGTCGCGGCAACCCGTATTCGCAAGTGCTGGCCGATCGCGACGGCCGCGTTGGGATCGACTTTGGCGTGTACGGTGTGCCAGAAACCTTTGTTATTGACGGCAAAGGCATTATTCGCCTCAAACACACCGGCCCAGTGACGGATGAAGTGTTCAAAGACAAAATCATACCCGCCTTGCAATCGGCGCGGGTAGCGGGGGCGCAATGA
- a CDS encoding cytochrome c-type biogenesis protein — MMSVFKLLAVMGLLLMSLHANTAASASAESALSNTLSDEAVEERLMLLSSELRCLVCQNESLASSRAPLAEDLRREVREQIRSGKSNPQIVSYLTDRYGDFVTYRPPWSGKTLLLWLGPLALLILAVGMFMRGILRKTPKAIPIAEPDAAELAQLRREFSENES; from the coding sequence ATGATGAGCGTATTCAAACTACTGGCCGTGATGGGGTTGCTGCTGATGAGTTTGCACGCCAATACGGCTGCTTCAGCCTCCGCCGAATCTGCTCTGAGTAATACATTGAGTGACGAAGCAGTCGAAGAGCGGCTGATGTTGCTGTCGAGCGAATTGCGCTGTCTGGTGTGCCAAAACGAAAGCCTCGCCAGCTCGCGCGCGCCGCTGGCCGAAGACTTGCGCCGCGAAGTGCGCGAGCAAATTCGCAGCGGCAAAAGTAATCCGCAAATCGTCAGCTACCTGACCGATCGCTACGGCGATTTCGTCACCTACCGTCCGCCATGGTCGGGCAAAACCTTGTTGCTGTGGCTAGGCCCGCTAGCCTTATTGATACTGGCGGTGGGTATGTTTATGCGGGGCATATTGAGAAAAACACCCAAAGCAATACCTATTGCAGAGCCTGATGCCGCCGAGCTAGCCCAATTGCGCCGAGAATTTAGCGAGAATGAATCATGA